The following coding sequences are from one Roseburia hominis A2-183 window:
- a CDS encoding phosphopantetheine-binding protein — protein sequence MEQEILHILQEINPYMEIETDTKLLEEEILDSMEILLLISELEDKYQIQIPLESLQLEDFQDILSITKFVKKQIEGTQYDN from the coding sequence ATGGAACAGGAAATATTGCATATATTACAGGAAATAAATCCATATATGGAAATAGAAACAGATACGAAGCTGTTGGAGGAAGAAATTTTAGATTCCATGGAGATATTATTGCTGATATCTGAATTAGAGGATAAGTATCAAATACAAATTCCACTGGAAAGTTTACAGTTAGAAGATTTTCAAGATATTTTAAGCATTACAAAGTTCGTAAAAAAGCAAATTGAGGGTACGCAATATGATAACTAA
- a CDS encoding amino acid adenylation domain-containing protein: MITNVTQYLDQRKIDSGKKVAISDGEKSLSFEELYDRSQRVAVSIRRKNNNINNRPIIIFGNKGIAEYIAFMGVLYSGNYYVPLDVKMPVPRLEKIVRLLQAEVAIVENEYESRLREAGYEGEVIYLQDDPAIEEQQVLENYRGRVVDTDPAYVLFTSGSTGTPKGVVVSHRAIVDYIEWQCAYLPFDKNTVLGNQAPFYFDASMPDIYTPLCMGVTLYIIPEMLFLVPNKLVDYINQYKINTLIWVPSALMTLTNRNYFEKKKIDDLRLVMFCGEIMPNRHLNIWRKYYTKTEFVNLYGPTEAAYACTYFVVNRPFADNEPLPIGKPCENTDIIVLNENNTRVQQGEEGELCIRGTCLANGYYDNKEKTLQVFTQNPLNSLYEDKIYRTGDIVKYNEFGELEYVGRTDFQIKHLGYRIELGEIETATYGLDGIKQCCAIYQKEADKIVLFCVGDLEQTEKQIYTYLKEHIPRYMLPGKIILLQEMPLNANGKIDRLLLAGKIQL; the protein is encoded by the coding sequence ATGATAACTAATGTAACACAGTACTTGGATCAAAGAAAGATTGATAGTGGAAAAAAAGTGGCAATCTCAGACGGAGAAAAAAGTTTGAGTTTTGAGGAGCTGTATGATCGCTCACAAAGAGTAGCAGTAAGTATTAGGCGGAAAAATAATAACATAAATAACAGACCCATCATTATATTCGGCAATAAAGGAATAGCAGAGTATATAGCATTTATGGGAGTGCTCTACAGCGGAAATTATTATGTTCCGCTTGATGTAAAAATGCCGGTTCCGCGGTTGGAGAAAATTGTTCGCTTGCTACAGGCAGAAGTGGCTATTGTAGAAAACGAGTATGAAAGCCGCTTGCGCGAGGCTGGATATGAGGGAGAAGTCATTTATTTACAGGATGATCCGGCTATTGAGGAACAGCAGGTGCTTGAAAATTACAGAGGAAGAGTGGTGGATACAGATCCTGCATATGTTTTATTTACGTCAGGGTCAACCGGAACACCGAAAGGTGTTGTCGTGAGCCATAGGGCGATCGTTGATTACATAGAATGGCAATGCGCGTATTTGCCTTTTGATAAGAATACAGTTTTGGGAAACCAGGCACCTTTCTATTTTGATGCGTCGATGCCGGATATATATACACCGCTATGTATGGGAGTTACATTATATATTATTCCGGAAATGCTGTTTCTGGTTCCGAATAAGTTGGTTGATTATATCAATCAGTATAAAATTAATACATTAATCTGGGTGCCGTCAGCGCTGATGACATTAACAAATCGAAATTATTTTGAAAAAAAGAAGATTGATGACTTGCGGTTAGTGATGTTTTGCGGGGAAATAATGCCCAATAGGCATCTGAATATTTGGAGAAAGTATTACACCAAGACCGAGTTTGTTAATTTGTATGGACCAACGGAGGCAGCATATGCATGTACCTATTTTGTTGTAAATAGGCCGTTTGCAGATAACGAACCACTACCAATCGGAAAGCCTTGCGAAAATACGGACATAATTGTACTGAATGAAAATAATACAAGGGTTCAGCAGGGAGAAGAAGGCGAATTGTGTATACGGGGCACTTGCTTGGCAAACGGATATTATGATAACAAGGAAAAAACCCTTCAGGTATTTACACAAAATCCACTTAATTCATTATATGAAGATAAAATTTATAGAACAGGTGATATTGTAAAGTATAATGAATTTGGGGAACTTGAATATGTTGGAAGAACTGATTTTCAGATAAAACATTTGGGCTATAGAATTGAACTGGGAGAAATCGAAACCGCTACTTATGGATTAGATGGAATCAAGCAGTGCTGTGCAATATATCAAAAAGAGGCTGATAAGATTGTATTGTTTTGCGTTGGAGATTTGGAACAAACAGAGAAGCAGATATATACATACTTAAAGGAACATATACCAAGATATATGTTACCTGGGAAAATTATTTTACTGCAAGAGATGCCTCTAAACGCAAATGGAAAGATTGATAGATTGCTGCTGGCGGGCAAGATACAACTATAA
- a CDS encoding D-sedoheptulose-7-phosphate isomerase yields the protein MIRDSYLKQIVELLDNIRFSGENGLDNTSYTESMELLTRQFEKVRAGKGRVFFIGNGGSAAIASHMTADFMKNGDMRTYSLYDNAVLTCLGNDYGYEHVFSKQLESLIEEGDLLVCISSSGNSENIIRAIKTAKEHGAYVITFTGFDADNKARAMGNFNVHVPVRQYGMVESIHNMMLQQIVDMLHENKK from the coding sequence ATGATACGTGACAGTTATTTAAAACAAATCGTAGAATTGCTTGACAATATAAGATTTTCCGGAGAGAACGGTCTGGATAATACAAGCTACACCGAAAGCATGGAGCTGCTTACGAGACAGTTTGAGAAGGTCAGAGCGGGCAAAGGTCGGGTCTTTTTTATCGGCAATGGAGGAAGCGCTGCGATTGCAAGCCATATGACGGCGGACTTTATGAAAAACGGAGACATGAGAACATATAGCTTGTACGATAATGCGGTTCTTACCTGCCTTGGAAATGACTATGGCTATGAACATGTATTTTCCAAGCAACTGGAATCGCTGATCGAGGAGGGGGATCTGTTGGTGTGCATCAGCAGCTCCGGGAATTCCGAAAACATAATAAGAGCAATTAAAACGGCAAAAGAACATGGGGCATATGTGATTACCTTTACTGGGTTTGATGCGGATAATAAAGCGAGGGCGATGGGAAATTTTAATGTGCATGTACCGGTCAGACAATATGGGATGGTAGAATCCATTCACAATATGATGCTTCAGCAGATTGTGGACATGCTACATGAAAATAAAAAGTAA
- a CDS encoding glycosyltransferase has protein sequence MNLSICIITKNEEQNIDRCLKALAPYGLETIVVDTGSTDRTKQIAARYTDRLYDFPWCDDFSAAKNFAIEKASHSYVLVLDSDEFVEQLDLSALEKQIVAHPGAVGRIRRRNVFHRNGEEQENREWINRIFAKEYFHYEGRIHEQVTPLRGAESGYRTYETPVVILHTGYDLPEQQKKEKAERNIRLLEQELKQLGWDGNAGAKDGVAKAETAGTDANARWSGQIPYLLYQLGKSYYMMGEYGAACGWFAQGLSFDLNPALEYVIDMVETYGYALINSGQEQTALFFENIYDEFGKSADFQFLMGLIYMKNARFTEAVREFEKAAGHAECRAQGVNSYRADYNIGVIYECLGKKEEALAYYRKCGGYAPAEERIRELGRR, from the coding sequence ATGAACCTATCCATCTGTATCATTACAAAAAACGAAGAACAGAATATCGACCGATGCTTAAAGGCGCTTGCTCCGTACGGTCTGGAGACGATTGTGGTGGATACCGGATCGACGGACCGCACGAAACAGATTGCGGCGCGTTACACGGACAGGCTGTATGATTTCCCGTGGTGCGACGATTTTTCGGCGGCAAAGAATTTTGCGATAGAAAAGGCTTCACATTCCTATGTACTGGTTTTGGACAGCGACGAGTTTGTAGAGCAGCTGGATCTGTCCGCGCTGGAAAAACAGATTGTCGCGCATCCGGGGGCGGTCGGCCGGATCCGCAGGCGGAATGTGTTTCACAGAAACGGGGAGGAGCAGGAGAACCGGGAGTGGATCAACCGCATATTCGCAAAAGAATATTTTCACTACGAGGGCAGGATCCATGAGCAGGTGACGCCACTGCGTGGCGCAGAGAGCGGTTATCGGACGTATGAGACGCCGGTTGTGATCTTGCACACCGGATACGATCTGCCAGAGCAGCAGAAAAAGGAAAAGGCGGAGCGCAACATCCGCCTGCTGGAGCAGGAATTAAAGCAGCTGGGCTGGGATGGAAATGCCGGGGCAAAAGACGGCGTCGCAAAGGCAGAGACAGCCGGAACAGATGCGAATGCTCGTTGGAGCGGGCAGATTCCGTATCTTCTGTATCAGCTTGGCAAGAGCTATTACATGATGGGAGAATACGGCGCGGCGTGCGGCTGGTTCGCGCAGGGGCTTTCGTTTGACCTAAATCCTGCACTGGAATACGTGATTGACATGGTGGAGACGTACGGATATGCGTTAATCAACAGCGGGCAGGAGCAGACGGCACTGTTTTTTGAGAATATCTATGACGAATTTGGAAAAAGTGCGGATTTTCAGTTCCTGATGGGATTGATTTACATGAAAAACGCACGGTTCACAGAGGCGGTGCGCGAATTTGAGAAAGCGGCCGGGCATGCAGAGTGCCGGGCACAGGGAGTGAATTCCTATCGGGCAGACTATAACATCGGCGTCATCTACGAGTGCCTCGGGAAAAAGGAAGAGGCGCTTGCCTATTACCGGAAGTGCGGCGGCTATGCGCCGGCAGAGGAGCGG